The following proteins come from a genomic window of Bradyrhizobium paxllaeri:
- a CDS encoding HlyD family efflux transporter periplasmic adaptor subunit, with the protein MIDRSNGATARKHQAILRVSAVGVAGLLSILMVTAVAPPIVADQSDRAVVNAPVTLLTAPISGEIDALTALPGSDVRDGDRLAQIRNPRLDRSTLISLEEKSSDARQKLDATRAKRESDLAYVASLDTELASQTDQLRAQFQSQIEELRARVAQSNAMSGEKKALVERQNNMVTRAAASIEMVRPTAQQYNAALHNADAETAKLNQKQAQLGALNRGVYVGDELIALNNLAQKRRDIGLDAKRMEIEEKQLSAVLADLESMIDLEQSRLASLSAADVLSRGGGKVLTIGAAAGRHVNAGDTISSIVDCDKRFVVAIFSYRQGQNMMPGTRVRIDGSSFRSGIISAVLPKTSDKADERFAVPFPQTERRELYAIITPDGADGNGSQAQQAATSGVPACPVGQWVTVTRDNGVVPSMSVSWRRLGHFVASWTRDAGLHTDTAQNSPLDSDTRRAGLDRLQAAFHSPRPQAEKPDEDREPGARALASQ; encoded by the coding sequence ATGATTGATCGATCAAACGGTGCGACTGCCCGGAAGCATCAAGCAATACTGAGGGTCTCCGCCGTCGGGGTGGCGGGATTGTTGTCGATCCTGATGGTGACGGCGGTGGCACCGCCGATAGTTGCCGACCAATCCGATCGCGCCGTCGTCAATGCCCCGGTAACACTCCTTACCGCGCCGATCAGTGGTGAAATCGATGCGCTGACAGCGCTTCCTGGCAGCGACGTGCGCGACGGCGACCGGCTGGCGCAGATCAGAAATCCGAGGCTCGACCGCAGCACGCTGATTTCGCTTGAGGAAAAATCCTCCGACGCGCGCCAGAAGCTCGATGCGACGCGCGCAAAACGCGAGTCGGATCTCGCCTACGTTGCTTCCCTCGACACCGAACTCGCGAGCCAGACCGACCAGCTCAGGGCGCAATTCCAGTCGCAGATCGAGGAACTGCGCGCGCGCGTGGCCCAATCCAACGCCATGAGCGGCGAGAAGAAGGCTTTGGTGGAACGACAAAACAACATGGTGACGCGCGCTGCCGCGAGCATCGAGATGGTCAGACCGACCGCGCAACAATACAACGCGGCCTTACATAATGCGGATGCGGAAACGGCCAAACTGAACCAGAAGCAGGCGCAGCTTGGCGCCCTGAACCGGGGCGTCTATGTGGGCGACGAACTGATTGCGCTCAATAACCTCGCGCAGAAGCGCAGGGATATCGGGCTGGATGCCAAGCGGATGGAAATCGAGGAGAAGCAGCTGTCCGCCGTGCTTGCCGACCTTGAAAGTATGATCGACCTCGAACAGAGTAGGTTGGCGAGCCTTTCAGCCGCCGACGTTCTTTCTCGCGGCGGCGGCAAGGTGCTGACCATCGGCGCGGCGGCTGGACGTCATGTCAATGCCGGCGACACCATCAGTTCGATCGTCGATTGCGACAAACGCTTTGTGGTCGCCATCTTCTCTTATCGGCAGGGACAGAACATGATGCCGGGCACCCGCGTCCGCATCGACGGAAGTTCGTTCCGGTCCGGGATCATCAGCGCCGTATTGCCAAAGACCAGCGACAAGGCCGACGAGCGCTTTGCCGTTCCCTTTCCGCAGACCGAGCGGCGTGAACTCTACGCGATCATCACGCCGGATGGCGCGGACGGCAATGGCTCGCAGGCGCAGCAGGCGGCGACATCGGGCGTGCCGGCCTGTCCGGTCGGCCAATGGGTAACCGTCACGCGCGATAATGGCGTGGTGCCATCGATGTCGGTGAGCTGGCGCCGACTCGGCCACTTCGTTGCTTCTTGGACGCGCGACGCGGGTCTCCACACTGACACTGCCCAAAACTCGCCGCTCGATTCGGATACACGACGCGCCGGTCTCGACCGGCTGCAAGCCGCTTTCCATTCCCCGCGACCGCAGGCGGAAAAACCTGATGAAGACCGGGAGCCCGGAGCCCGCGCGCTCGCGTCGCAATGA
- a CDS encoding glycosyltransferase family 2 protein produces the protein MFPTAGDDLSILTIDIGILIGLLVMARLLDPLRARDRILFGVTTASFLILYALWRWNDTLPPFALSAQSLWPRLFIGFELLAILYTLMSIVILFRSTDRRSEADAAQRALSANNDYPAVDVFICTYDEPLEILERSILSALALDYPNATVWVLDDTRRDWLREYCDRVGARHVTRPDNKGAKAGNLNNALAVTARESNAPVILVLDADFAPRADFLKRTVGLLLSDAEVAIVQTPQFYYNADPIQHNLLAEKNWVDDQRFFFDIFQPAKDGWGCAFCVGTSFVVRRDRLEEVGGFPQQAISEDINLTYTMLARGYRTSWLNEPLSFGLSAEGVPEYITQRARWCLGTIQVALLRNGPLFGRGFSFTQRWHYFHGVLNWLCKPFMVLLLIAPTIYWFGGLPAFEADYHTFLRYGVPALLGQIIYMGWISRARTLPLFMEATHAVTCFAVTATLLSAIVKPFGRPFNITDKGGDRSTPRVHWRLAAIFGLIALSSAASIVWAFVSPYAAGEISSLDFFNLLWAGIAMLIAFIAFLVCFELPRTGDSFETDEAAWLAGEGKVLSCRLLAVSLTSVRFSGPAGNALELAGWRYQIHLEGLGWTDISMVSRFRETVVARLEPTAEQYQRLVVRLFSTSHGNIASEASLSGALAGLLRRGFRGA, from the coding sequence ATGTTCCCGACTGCCGGCGACGACCTGTCGATCCTGACCATCGATATCGGAATCCTCATCGGCCTTCTGGTGATGGCGCGGCTATTGGACCCGTTGCGCGCTCGCGATCGCATTCTGTTCGGGGTCACGACCGCAAGCTTTTTGATCCTTTATGCGCTGTGGCGGTGGAACGATACGTTGCCGCCGTTCGCGCTGTCGGCTCAAAGCCTCTGGCCTCGGCTGTTCATTGGGTTCGAGCTGTTGGCCATTCTGTACACGCTGATGTCGATCGTGATCCTGTTCCGCAGCACCGATCGTCGCTCGGAAGCCGACGCGGCGCAGCGCGCTTTATCCGCGAATAATGACTACCCCGCTGTCGATGTCTTCATCTGCACGTATGACGAGCCGCTCGAAATCCTCGAACGATCAATCCTGAGCGCGCTGGCGCTCGATTATCCCAACGCCACGGTCTGGGTGCTCGACGATACCAGGCGTGACTGGCTGCGAGAGTACTGCGACCGGGTCGGCGCGAGGCATGTGACGCGGCCCGACAACAAGGGCGCCAAGGCCGGTAACCTCAATAACGCGCTGGCCGTGACCGCGCGCGAGAGCAACGCGCCGGTCATTCTGGTGCTCGACGCCGACTTTGCGCCCCGGGCGGATTTTTTGAAACGCACCGTCGGCCTGCTATTGTCCGACGCGGAAGTTGCGATCGTGCAGACGCCGCAATTCTACTACAATGCCGATCCGATCCAGCATAATCTCTTGGCGGAGAAGAACTGGGTCGACGATCAACGCTTTTTCTTCGACATCTTCCAGCCGGCCAAGGATGGGTGGGGCTGCGCGTTCTGCGTCGGCACATCCTTTGTTGTTCGTCGCGACCGGCTCGAGGAGGTCGGCGGCTTCCCGCAGCAAGCGATCTCGGAGGATATCAATCTCACCTACACCATGCTTGCGCGCGGCTACCGCACCTCCTGGCTGAACGAGCCGCTCAGTTTTGGGCTTTCCGCCGAAGGCGTCCCGGAATACATCACACAGCGCGCGCGCTGGTGTCTCGGCACCATCCAGGTCGCGCTGTTGCGCAACGGCCCGCTGTTCGGCCGCGGCTTCAGCTTCACCCAGCGCTGGCATTATTTTCACGGGGTGCTGAACTGGCTCTGCAAGCCCTTCATGGTGCTGCTGTTGATCGCGCCGACGATCTACTGGTTCGGCGGCCTGCCCGCCTTCGAAGCCGACTATCACACCTTCCTGCGCTACGGCGTGCCGGCGCTGCTCGGCCAGATCATCTACATGGGCTGGATCTCGCGCGCGCGGACGCTCCCCTTGTTCATGGAGGCCACCCACGCCGTCACCTGCTTTGCGGTGACCGCGACGCTGCTGAGCGCCATCGTCAAGCCGTTTGGCCGCCCGTTCAATATCACCGATAAGGGCGGCGACCGCTCGACGCCACGCGTGCATTGGAGGCTCGCCGCGATCTTTGGCCTGATCGCGCTGAGTTCAGCCGCCAGCATCGTCTGGGCGTTCGTCTCGCCCTACGCGGCTGGCGAGATTTCTTCGCTCGACTTCTTCAACTTGCTGTGGGCCGGCATCGCGATGCTAATCGCCTTCATCGCATTTCTCGTCTGCTTCGAACTGCCGCGCACCGGCGATAGTTTTGAAACCGACGAGGCCGCCTGGCTCGCCGGCGAAGGGAAAGTTCTGTCGTGCCGCCTGCTGGCGGTGTCGCTGACCTCGGTGCGCTTTTCGGGTCCGGCCGGAAACGCGCTGGAGCTTGCGGGCTGGCGCTACCAGATACATCTGGAAGGGCTGGGATGGACCGACATATCCATGGTCTCGCGATTCCGCGAGACGGTGGTGGCGCGTCTCGAGCCTACGGCCGAACAATATCAGCGGCTAGTGGTTCGGCTGTTCAGCACATCGCACGGCAACATCGCCAGTGAAGCCAGCCTGAGCGGCGCGCTGGCCGGATTGCTGCGACGGGGATTTCGCGGGGCGTGA
- the ligD gene encoding non-homologous end-joining DNA ligase, with translation MPGFIKPQLATLKSKAPNGEQWLHEIKYDGYRVQVHLNRGRKKVYTRNGLDWTKRFSTIAGALDIPGEAIIDGEVVVVHEGRTNFSELQAELAAGRQDRLVYYAFDLLWRDGDLRKLPQIERKQALLDLLGENGVELPVLYSEHLIGDGQEMFEHAAKLNWEGIISKRADAPYRSERSESWLKIKTVQKGKFPVIGFIKDPTGVAALYLGRREGKELVYMGKVGTGWSRTVSSQIRKQLDAVVSPKSKLTKPIRKPKATWVEPTFAADIEYRDITSEGLLRASSFKGLSRK, from the coding sequence ATGCCGGGGTTCATTAAACCCCAGCTAGCCACGTTGAAGTCCAAGGCGCCGAACGGCGAACAATGGCTTCACGAAATCAAATACGATGGCTACCGCGTCCAGGTTCACCTCAACCGGGGACGCAAGAAGGTCTACACCCGGAACGGGCTCGACTGGACCAAACGCTTCTCGACAATCGCGGGCGCGTTGGACATCCCCGGCGAAGCCATCATCGACGGAGAGGTGGTGGTCGTTCACGAGGGCCGGACGAACTTTTCCGAATTGCAGGCAGAGCTCGCGGCGGGAAGACAGGACCGGCTGGTTTATTACGCCTTCGACCTGCTCTGGCGCGACGGGGACCTCCGTAAGTTGCCACAGATCGAGCGCAAGCAAGCGCTGCTCGACCTGCTCGGTGAAAATGGCGTCGAGCTGCCGGTTCTCTATTCCGAACATCTGATCGGTGACGGGCAAGAGATGTTTGAGCACGCTGCCAAGCTCAATTGGGAAGGCATCATCTCCAAACGAGCGGACGCTCCGTATCGATCAGAACGCAGTGAAAGCTGGCTCAAGATCAAGACTGTCCAGAAGGGGAAATTCCCCGTCATTGGATTTATAAAGGATCCGACCGGCGTCGCCGCGCTCTATCTCGGCAGGCGCGAAGGCAAGGAACTGGTCTACATGGGAAAGGTCGGGACCGGCTGGTCCCGCACGGTCTCCAGCCAAATCCGCAAGCAGCTTGATGCCGTGGTCAGTCCAAAATCAAAGCTCACCAAACCCATTCGGAAGCCCAAGGCTACGTGGGTTGAGCCGACTTTTGCCGCCGATATCGAGTACCGCGACATCACTTCCGAGGGCCTCTTAAGAGCAAGCTCCTTTAAGGGGCTGTCTCGGAAATAG
- a CDS encoding DUF3606 domain-containing protein — MADSLTRREQPGRSKINMNQDHEVHYWTRHLNIAKEELQKVIDKVGNSAAAVRKELAAD; from the coding sequence ATGGCGGATAGCCTGACCAGGAGAGAGCAGCCTGGCCGCAGCAAAATCAATATGAACCAGGACCATGAGGTCCATTACTGGACCAGGCATCTGAACATCGCGAAGGAAGAACTGCAGAAGGTTATCGACAAGGTCGGAAATTCAGCCGCCGCTGTCCGCAAGGAATTGGCGGCGGACTGA
- a CDS encoding response regulator → MSNFVVLLVEDDAFQREAVAELLKDEGFEVIECTTAEAAELIIASTGTELQALVTDHKLAGAMSGAALAQYARRRHPQLNIVIMSGTTVQPMPVDTTFLQKPFVPARLLEAVRD, encoded by the coding sequence ATGTCGAACTTCGTAGTCCTGTTGGTTGAGGACGATGCGTTCCAGCGCGAGGCGGTGGCCGAACTTCTGAAGGATGAAGGATTCGAAGTGATCGAATGCACGACCGCAGAAGCTGCTGAATTGATCATCGCGTCAACCGGCACCGAGCTGCAAGCGCTCGTCACCGACCACAAACTAGCGGGTGCCATGTCAGGCGCAGCACTTGCTCAATATGCCCGCCGCCGGCACCCGCAGTTGAATATTGTCATCATGTCCGGCACGACCGTGCAGCCTATGCCGGTCGATACGACGTTCCTGCAAAAGCCTTTCGTTCCCGCGCGGCTGCTCGAAGCGGTTCGCGACTAA
- the ltrA gene encoding group II intron reverse transcriptase/maturase, translated as MQAVTIQRRIESLPTLSRSGKRINGLHRLMRSPFLFERAYEKVSQNKGALTPGVDGKTFDGMSLAKLADLACRVAEGTYRFRPVRRVYIPKGNGKTRPLGIPTVEDRLVQEAVRTILEAIYEPVFLDESHGFRPRRSCHTALNLIKKTWTGCKWLIEVDVRGFFDNIDHDVLLRLLKKRIDDDRFIGLIEGMLKAGYMEDWVYGRTYSGTPQGGVVSPLLANIYLHELDQHMQTLRAGFDRGRDRRAFPPYAALQRRVLGLRRKIERLRANGAELAEIDAALAEIKVINKERRKLPSVNPMDPNFKRLRYCRYADDFLIGIIGSKEEARETMASVERFLTETLKLAISPEKSGIQAASKGVTFLGYRIVAYTSYGGGRKSNRKGPAARTWRVTRRPTTGNVSLRVPRKRITEFCKRHGYGDLARKTGRAREQFLVTSDTATVLAYNSEFRGFANYYSFADDNKRALGLLELVVFRSLIKTLALRHRTTRAQIMARLWKGSDYEVSSVVRGKLRTIKLWRLKHLTRTFWISQGIDDLTRGAWWVISSNDLIDRLHARRCEACGSTTGPFEMHHLRRVQDLQSGSLIVWKRSGWRRKTIVLCPSCRVAVSNREHTHMESRVHRKGARTVWGEA; from the coding sequence ATGCAGGCCGTTACCATCCAGAGGAGAATTGAATCACTTCCGACCTTGTCGCGGTCGGGCAAGCGGATCAATGGCCTTCACCGCCTGATGAGATCTCCATTTCTCTTCGAGCGGGCCTACGAAAAGGTCTCCCAAAATAAGGGAGCCTTGACGCCCGGTGTTGACGGCAAGACCTTCGACGGCATGTCGCTGGCGAAGCTCGCCGACCTCGCCTGTCGCGTGGCAGAGGGCACATATCGCTTCCGACCTGTCCGCCGGGTTTACATCCCGAAGGGCAACGGCAAGACACGACCGCTGGGAATTCCCACGGTGGAGGACCGACTCGTTCAGGAGGCGGTCAGGACCATCCTCGAGGCAATCTATGAACCTGTGTTCCTCGATGAGTCGCATGGGTTCCGTCCCAGGCGGTCCTGTCACACCGCGCTAAATCTCATCAAGAAGACTTGGACGGGTTGCAAGTGGCTGATCGAAGTGGATGTGCGTGGGTTCTTTGACAACATCGACCACGACGTCCTGCTCAGGCTTCTCAAGAAGCGGATCGATGATGACAGATTCATCGGTCTGATCGAAGGAATGCTGAAAGCGGGCTACATGGAAGATTGGGTCTATGGACGCACATACAGCGGTACACCACAGGGCGGAGTCGTATCGCCCTTGCTCGCCAACATCTATCTGCATGAGCTGGATCAGCACATGCAGACATTGAGGGCGGGATTCGATAGAGGCCGCGACCGACGCGCATTCCCGCCCTATGCGGCGTTGCAAAGGCGCGTCCTTGGCCTCCGCCGGAAGATTGAGCGGCTGCGCGCCAACGGCGCGGAACTGGCCGAGATCGATGCCGCGTTGGCAGAGATCAAAGTCATCAATAAGGAGAGACGGAAACTACCTTCCGTCAATCCCATGGACCCCAACTTCAAAAGACTCCGCTACTGTCGATACGCCGACGACTTCCTGATCGGCATCATCGGCAGCAAGGAGGAGGCTCGTGAGACAATGGCCTCTGTCGAACGATTCTTGACAGAGACGCTGAAGCTCGCGATCTCGCCCGAGAAGAGTGGGATTCAGGCCGCCTCAAAGGGAGTGACCTTCCTCGGCTACCGCATCGTGGCGTACACGTCCTACGGGGGTGGACGAAAGTCCAACCGCAAGGGACCGGCAGCACGGACATGGCGCGTTACGCGTCGACCGACTACCGGCAATGTTAGTCTGCGTGTGCCACGCAAGCGGATAACCGAGTTCTGCAAGCGGCATGGCTATGGCGACCTCGCCAGGAAGACCGGCCGTGCTCGTGAGCAGTTCTTGGTCACCAGCGACACCGCGACCGTGCTCGCCTATAACTCAGAGTTCCGTGGTTTTGCCAACTACTACTCGTTTGCCGATGACAACAAACGTGCCTTGGGACTGCTGGAGCTCGTTGTGTTCCGCAGCCTCATCAAGACGCTGGCGTTGCGCCATCGAACGACGAGGGCACAGATCATGGCCCGTCTGTGGAAAGGGTCGGATTACGAGGTGTCCTCCGTAGTCCGAGGTAAGCTTCGCACGATCAAACTGTGGAGACTGAAGCACCTCACGCGAACCTTTTGGATAAGTCAAGGAATTGACGATCTCACAAGAGGCGCGTGGTGGGTCATAAGCTCGAATGACCTAATCGACCGCCTGCATGCTCGCCGATGCGAAGCATGTGGCAGCACGACAGGACCATTCGAGATGCATCACCTCCGCCGCGTGCAAGACCTGCAGAGTGGGTCGCTGATAGTCTGGAAACGGTCCGGTTGGCGGCGCAAGACGATCGTCCTGTGCCCGTCGTGCCGGGTGGCCGTCTCCAATCGAGAGCATACGCATATGGAAAGCCGTGTGCATCGCAAAGGTGCCCGCACGGTTTGGGGGGAGGCGTAG
- a CDS encoding ParB/RepB/Spo0J family partition protein, giving the protein MSAKHVEASPDSAVGIFIPLNKLKKSPNNARKTPHSEPAIEAYAASIAAKGILQNLVVEPELDAEGAATGFYFVTIGEGRRLAQLLRVKRKEIKKTEPIRCIVDTANDPHEISLDENVTRESMHPADQFEAFKKLADERGFGAEEIAARFGVTPHVVRQRLRLAAVSPKLMQVYRNGELTLEQLMAFAITTDHARQEAVFDRLSYNRDASSIRRLLTETHVPATDRRARFVGIEAYVEAGGSMLRDLFTEDRGGYLEDIALLDLLVTAKLGRAADALREAEGWKWTEAHLDFPHAHGMRRTYPHAVELSEEDQAALGTAQSEFDRLTEQHRTAEELTEDVDARFGELEAEIERLERKRQAYDPGHIARGGAFVILNHDGTVRIERGFIRPGDEQPQAESEEVSDTSGPDDDNGDPDQPDEPGEREQGADDEEEDRPLSDTLVRDLTAHRTLGLRLNLSEQPEVAIVAATHALTAQIFYLGADAHIVGIQPLKTDLAGHADGIADTPSGKAWADRHANWARQMPREVTELWAFVAELDHDSRLALFAHCVALTVNAVRLPWDRRPRALATADRLAEAVSLDMTGYWRPTVRSYLGRVTKARILEAVRAGVSDEAAERMTDMKKLEMVEAAEQLLAPTDWLPALLQTDKPVAEPVETPTDVEGGKAYSEAAE; this is encoded by the coding sequence ATGTCGGCCAAGCACGTTGAAGCCAGCCCCGATAGCGCAGTCGGGATTTTCATTCCGCTCAACAAGCTCAAGAAGTCGCCGAACAATGCGCGCAAGACGCCGCATAGCGAGCCGGCGATTGAAGCCTATGCGGCGAGCATCGCCGCCAAGGGCATTCTGCAAAATCTGGTCGTTGAACCGGAGCTGGACGCGGAAGGAGCCGCGACCGGATTTTACTTCGTGACCATCGGCGAGGGCAGGCGGCTTGCCCAGCTTCTGCGGGTGAAGCGAAAGGAAATCAAGAAGACCGAGCCGATCCGATGCATCGTCGATACTGCCAACGATCCGCACGAGATCAGTTTGGACGAGAACGTCACCCGCGAAAGCATGCACCCTGCCGACCAGTTCGAGGCTTTCAAGAAACTCGCTGATGAACGCGGGTTCGGTGCGGAAGAAATCGCGGCCCGTTTCGGCGTCACGCCCCATGTGGTGCGGCAGCGTCTGCGGCTCGCCGCGGTTTCTCCTAAACTGATGCAGGTCTACCGCAATGGTGAACTGACGCTTGAACAGTTGATGGCCTTTGCCATTACCACCGACCACGCTCGCCAAGAGGCCGTCTTTGATCGGCTGTCCTATAACCGCGATGCCAGCAGCATCCGCCGCCTTCTCACCGAAACCCATGTCCCCGCCACCGATCGCCGCGCGCGCTTTGTCGGGATCGAGGCATATGTGGAAGCGGGCGGCAGCATGCTGCGCGATCTCTTCACTGAGGATCGCGGCGGCTATCTGGAAGACATCGCACTGCTTGATCTTCTCGTCACCGCAAAGCTTGGGCGTGCGGCAGATGCTTTGCGAGAAGCGGAGGGCTGGAAATGGACCGAAGCCCATCTAGATTTTCCGCATGCCCATGGCATGCGGCGAACCTACCCGCATGCGGTAGAACTATCGGAGGAAGATCAGGCCGCGCTTGGAACTGCACAATCGGAGTTTGACCGTCTCACCGAACAGCACCGGACGGCCGAGGAACTCACCGAAGATGTGGATGCGCGGTTCGGCGAACTCGAAGCCGAGATCGAGCGTCTGGAGAGAAAGCGTCAGGCCTACGATCCCGGCCACATCGCGCGAGGCGGCGCGTTCGTTATCCTCAACCATGACGGCACGGTCAGGATTGAACGCGGGTTCATTCGCCCTGGGGACGAACAACCCCAAGCCGAGAGCGAAGAAGTTAGCGATACATCGGGCCCGGATGACGACAATGGTGACCCGGACCAACCCGACGAGCCGGGGGAAAGGGAACAAGGGGCTGACGACGAGGAAGAAGACCGTCCCTTGTCTGACACGCTTGTCCGCGATCTTACCGCGCATCGTACCTTGGGGCTTCGGCTCAATCTGAGTGAGCAGCCGGAGGTCGCCATCGTTGCGGCGACCCACGCGCTGACAGCGCAAATCTTCTATCTCGGGGCGGACGCGCATATCGTCGGCATCCAGCCGCTCAAGACCGACTTGGCGGGCCATGCTGACGGGATCGCGGATACCCCAAGCGGCAAGGCGTGGGCAGATCGTCACGCCAATTGGGCAAGGCAGATGCCGCGCGAGGTCACGGAGCTCTGGGCATTCGTGGCCGAATTGGATCACGATAGCCGATTGGCGCTGTTCGCGCATTGTGTTGCGCTCACCGTCAATGCCGTGCGATTGCCATGGGATCGCAGGCCCCGCGCGCTTGCGACCGCGGATCGTCTGGCGGAAGCCGTGTCACTTGATATGACTGGCTATTGGCGGCCGACCGTGCGGAGTTATCTCGGACGCGTCACCAAGGCACGCATTCTGGAGGCCGTGCGGGCAGGCGTGAGCGACGAGGCAGCGGAGCGAATGACCGACATGAAGAAATTAGAAATGGTGGAAGCGGCCGAACAATTGCTGGCCCCAACGGATTGGCTGCCCGCGCTGCTGCAAACGGACAAGCCTGTTGCGGAACCAGTGGAAACGCCGACCGATGTTGAAGGCGGCAAGGCCTATTCGGAGGCTGCCGAGTGA
- a CDS encoding DUF736 domain-containing protein gives MATIGTFTAQDNGYIGSIKTLTLNIKAKFSPSDKENDRAPDYRIFAGTTEFGAAWKKTARDSDREYLSVKLDDPSFPAPIYASLVKVEGDEGFTLIWSRRSGD, from the coding sequence ATGGCTACCATCGGCACTTTCACCGCGCAGGACAACGGCTACATCGGTTCGATCAAGACGCTGACGCTCAACATCAAGGCGAAATTCTCTCCCAGCGACAAGGAGAACGACAGGGCCCCCGACTATCGTATCTTCGCAGGCACCACCGAATTCGGCGCCGCCTGGAAGAAGACCGCCCGTGACAGCGATCGCGAGTACCTCTCAGTCAAGCTCGATGATCCGAGCTTCCCGGCACCGATCTACGCCTCGCTGGTGAAGGTCGAGGGCGACGAGGGCTTTACCCTGATCTGGTCCCGCCGTAGCGGCGACTGA
- a CDS encoding DUF932 domain-containing protein → MMTGTQGNQPVSGGFRVDISRGQRIGRVSSEWFTRPDDERFLSLSDLYESVRGRAERAQARTVESRAIRVEANRDSSERLALMVPGRDEQVMPTHWSFGQLCTLVGAPTSYLRQLPAALSAINLQHGLLSHRAELVKTLEADNGRVELRAVTGPDYGRIWDHELVAAVMKIAGNGTGDTRWKVPGVMDWSTMTHNPFVDVTKDTTTLYASDRDVFLFLVDDTNPIEAGRLPDGSPDLYFRGFYCWNSEVGSKTLGIASFYLRGVCMNRNLWGVENFEEITIRHSKFAAQRFAHEAAPALTSFANSSPAPFVAGIKAARARIVARTDDDRESFLRKGGFSKSETAKIIETVLGEESRKPESVFDFVQGITALARTKSHQDARLELEGKAKRLMERAI, encoded by the coding sequence ATGATGACCGGGACTCAAGGCAACCAGCCCGTTTCCGGCGGCTTCCGCGTCGATATATCGCGCGGCCAGCGGATCGGCCGCGTTTCCTCGGAGTGGTTTACGCGGCCCGATGACGAGCGCTTTCTGAGCCTCTCTGATCTGTACGAATCCGTGCGGGGCAGGGCGGAGCGGGCGCAGGCGCGGACGGTGGAAAGCCGGGCCATCCGGGTGGAAGCGAACCGGGATAGTTCGGAACGGCTTGCCTTGATGGTACCGGGGCGTGACGAACAGGTCATGCCGACGCATTGGAGTTTCGGGCAGTTGTGCACGCTGGTCGGCGCGCCAACCTCCTATTTGCGGCAGCTTCCCGCAGCTTTGTCCGCCATCAACCTGCAGCACGGCTTGCTGTCCCATCGTGCTGAACTCGTCAAAACGCTGGAAGCTGATAACGGACGCGTGGAGCTTCGTGCCGTCACTGGACCGGACTACGGCCGTATCTGGGATCATGAACTGGTCGCCGCCGTCATGAAGATCGCTGGCAACGGCACTGGCGACACACGGTGGAAGGTCCCGGGTGTGATGGATTGGAGCACGATGACCCATAACCCGTTCGTCGACGTGACCAAGGATACGACGACGCTTTATGCCAGCGATCGCGACGTGTTCCTGTTTCTGGTTGACGACACGAATCCAATCGAAGCCGGACGATTGCCGGATGGCTCACCGGATTTGTATTTCCGGGGATTTTACTGCTGGAATAGCGAAGTCGGCAGCAAGACGCTCGGAATTGCCAGTTTCTATCTTCGCGGCGTTTGCATGAACCGCAACCTGTGGGGCGTGGAGAATTTCGAAGAAATCACGATCCGGCACTCCAAGTTCGCCGCTCAGCGTTTCGCGCATGAGGCGGCGCCAGCCTTGACCAGCTTTGCCAATTCATCGCCGGCGCCGTTCGTTGCCGGTATCAAGGCCGCACGCGCTCGAATTGTCGCCCGGACCGATGACGATCGCGAGAGTTTCTTGCGCAAGGGCGGGTTTTCCAAATCGGAAACCGCGAAGATTATCGAAACCGTGCTTGGCGAAGAAAGCCGGAAACCCGAAAGCGTCTTTGACTTCGTGCAAGGGATCACCGCGCTGGCGCGGACCAAGTCGCATCAGGATGCGCGGCTGGAGCTGGAGGGGAAAGCCAAACGCTTGATGGAACGCGCCATCTAG
- a CDS encoding helix-turn-helix domain-containing protein: MDIREILALNLRKLRRVRGISQEELAHRAKIDRTYISSLERNLYAASIDVLDRIARVLGVEASDLLKRPPTAPKKHRSPADS; this comes from the coding sequence ATGGATATCCGAGAGATATTGGCGCTCAATCTAAGAAAGCTTCGGCGTGTGAGAGGCATCTCGCAGGAAGAGCTCGCGCATCGTGCCAAGATCGATCGCACCTATATCAGCTCGCTTGAGCGTAACCTTTACGCGGCGAGTATCGACGTTCTGGATAGAATTGCGCGCGTTCTGGGGGTTGAAGCCAGTGATCTTCTGAAGCGGCCACCAACAGCGCCCAAGAAGCATCGCAGCCCCGCCGATAGTTAA